In the Mauremys mutica isolate MM-2020 ecotype Southern chromosome 13, ASM2049712v1, whole genome shotgun sequence genome, one interval contains:
- the LOC123348742 gene encoding olfactory receptor 10AG1-like: protein MVSGNYTTTSGFILLGYSNLTNLQGLLFVVFLIIYMVILIGNGVIVFVTMLDSALHTPMYFFLRNLSFVEICYATVTLPKMVANCLAEDGKISFIGCAAQTYFSFLLGGTECFLLAAMAFDRYVAICNPLHYTLIVNNKVCASVVAGSWLVNILVHFGQTYLVFSLPFCESHEINHFFCDIPPLLELSCVDTFRNKIALFIAVLLFIITPFFFIVISYIKILNTIMKMPSAQSRCKAFSTCSSHLTVVTLFYGSAMIAYLKPKSRGSMDTDKLLSLFYTIMTPMFNPFIYSLRNKEVKIALRKILGGK, encoded by the coding sequence ATGGTGAGTGGAAATTACACCACGACATCTGGCTTCATCCTCTTGGGATACTCCAACCTCACAAACCTGCAGGGTTTGCTCTTCGTGGTCTTCTTGATCATCTACATGGTGATTCTGATCGGGAATGGTGTCATTGTCTTTGTCACAATGCTGGACTCCGCCCTgcacacccccatgtatttcttcctcaggaACTTATCCTTTGTGGAGATCTGCTACGCCACAGTCACCCTGCCCAAGATGGTGGCCAATTGCCTGGCAGAGGATGGAAAAATTTCATTCATCGGCTGTGCTGCCCAGACGTATTTCTCATTTTTATTAGGTGGTACAGAGTGTTTTCTACTGGCGGCCATGGCCTTTGACCGCTatgttgccatatgtaacccCCTGCATTACACACTTATTGTGAACAACAAGGTCTGTGCTAGTGTGGTAGCCGGGTCCTGGCTTGTCAACATTCTGGTACATTTTGGGCAGACGTATTTGGTATTTTCTTTGCCTTTCTGTGAGTCTCATGAAAttaaccatttcttctgtgacatccccCCTCTGCTGGAGCTGTCCTGTGTGGACACCTTCAGGAATAAAATTGCTTTGTTTATTGCAGTTCTGCTATTCATAATCACCCCTTTTTTCTTCATTGTTATTTCTTATATCAAAATCCTCAACACAATTATGAAGATGCCTTCAGCCCAGAGCAGAtgcaaagccttctccacctgctcctcacaCCTCACTGTAGTAACTCTATTCTATGGCTCTGCTATGATTGCGTATTTAAAACCCAAGTCAAGGGGTTCAATGGACACTGACAAACTGCTTTCTCTGTTTTATACCATTATGACACCGATGTTTAACCCCTTCATATATAGTCTGAGGAACAAGGAAGTGAAAATTGCCCTAAGGAAAATATTAGGTGGAAAATGA